The Aeoliella mucimassa genome includes the window GAAGCAGCCAACACGCCGAACATGGACGCTCTCGCAACAGCCGGCGTGGTCGCTCGGGCGTGCCATACTCCTCGCGAGTTGCCAGCCGGCTCGGAGATCGGCAACCTTAGCCTGCTTGGTTACAACCCGTTCGAGCACTTCACCGGCCGCGCACCGATGGAAGCAGCTGCTCAGGGCATCGAGCTGGCCCCCAACGACTGGGCGATCCGCTGCAACGTGGTCACGGTCGAGGATCTCGGCCACGGCCCGGTAATGGTCGACTTCACGGCCGATCACGTTTCGACCGAAGAGTCGACCGCGTTGTTGAAATCGCTGCAGGCCGAAGTGGCCAGCAATCCCAAGTTCCAAGGTGCCCTCGAGTTCGTGCCAGGTGTGAGCTACCGCAACCTGCTCATCTGGCGAGGCGACAAACTCGCGGCTCCTTTCAACTACGACACTCGCACCGAGGCCCCACACGACTGGACCGACCTCACCATCGCCGAGGCCTACCCTCGTGGGCCAGGTAGCGACCTGCTGGTCGAGTTGATGGAAGCTTCGACTCGCGTGTTCGCCGGACATCCGGTGAACAAGGATCGCCAGGCGGCCGGTCGTCGCTTGGTAACCAACGTTTGGCTCTGGGGACAAGGCGGGGCTCCGAGCCTGACGCCGTTTACCGAAAAGTTCGGTCCCCGTGGGGCGATGATCACCGCGGTCGATCTACTACGGGGCATCGCGGCCCTGGTGGGTTGGGATCGCATCGAAGTCCCTGGGGCGACTGGTTATCTCGATACCGACTACGCCGCCAAGGGGCGTTACGCCATCAACGCACTCTCGAAGTACGACATCGTTTGCGTGCATGTCGAGGCTCCCGACGAAGCCTCGCACGAAGGCCGCGCCGACGAAAAGGTGAAAGCCATCGAGGCCATCGATCACGACATCGTCGGCCCGCTGCACCAGGCGCTCGACGCCCAAGGCGACTGGCGCGTGATGATCAGCCCCGATCACCCCACGTTCCTCAGCACCAAGAAGCACACGCACGGCAACGTCCCCGTCGCCATGGCCGGCACCGGCATCACCGCCGACACCGCCACGGAGTACGGCGACACCGCCGCGGCCAACTCCGACCTGGCGTTCGACGAAGGCTGGGACGCCATGCGGTGGTTTATTGGGTAAGCATCTCAACACATGTTCATTAGAACACGTGCAGTGGCCAATTGCGACAACAAACAGGGCAAATGGCTGGCCTTTTTTGCTAAACCGGCAAGGCCAGCACTAGTTGGCAATCGTCGCTCGTAACACAGGTCGATTGTCGGCACAAAAACTCGTACCATTCGGTGCCACCCTCGCTGGCGCGTCCGTAGGCGTTGCACACCTGGTGGAGCGTCACGCCGCGTAACTTTTTCTGCAGTCGTGTTCGTAACACCTTTGCTTCGTGGGGGTTCAGCGTCGCGACTGCGTGGTACCCAGCCAAACGATTGGTGGGCACCGCTAGCGGTAACCGAATGTCGCACTCCGCAGCCAGATAGTCGAGCAGCAACTCGACCTCAGCTCGCGTGATATCAACAAGCTGATCAACGCAACACGCGGGATCCACCATGGCATCCTCCGCCATGTCATTCTGCTTTGTCGCGATGGAATAAAGACCAGCTTTCATACAGCACCAGGGTGAAAAGTACTTTCTAGGGACGCAATCCGTTGGTTCCTTCTCGCCGGGAGCGCTACACCAGCGCTTCTTCGCACTCGTGTTGCACCGCAGCGCGGGTTTGGCGGACCAGGCGGATCAGGTCGCGGCGGCTGACAATGCCGACCAGCTCGCCACCTTCGGTCACTGGGTACCGGCGGATCGGTCGGGCTTGGAACTTCTCGGCCAGTTCGTACACGCAACTACGGGCTTCGACCACGTCGGGATCGCGGGTCATGAAGTGATACACTTTCGACCGCTCGGTATCGGGGTCGCTGAACACACCGATGATGTCGAACTCGGTGACCACGCCGAGCAACTGCCCGCACGAAGCCACGACCGGTAGGCCGCTCACCCGATGTCGCAGCATCAGGTCGATGGCCTCCTCCACGGGAGCATCAGGGTCGACAGTTACCACGTGCTTGGTCATCACATCGCGTACGGTAAACATAGTCATCCTTTCCGAGTCGAGTTGCGTAGTCGATCCACTAAAACATAGCACTCCCGCAACCCCAGCAAGCGATGCCGAGCTACCCCGGCGGAACTCGGTTGTAGCGGTTGCGTCGATGAGTCCTGCGTGCGGGGAATCCCCATGCCCGACCCGCGATTTGCTCGCGATCGCCGGCCGAGAAACCGCGCGACGAATTCCCTTGCTTTCCACGAGAGATCCCGCGAGTCTCGCCCGCCCAGCGAATCCCCACCTGACAGGTTGGTGTTCTCGGCGAAAGGTTCGCTGCACGACGTTCTGGTGGGGATAGCGCGGCAACTTTTCGTGAATAAATCGCCAGCGGATTGCCCAGCTTGCCACGGGTGATTCGCTGGGACGCTGCGAGCAGCGATCGCTCCAAGCATCACTCGTCCATGAAGTCGACAGCAAAACCAGCTGACCGGGATGGGGGAAACCACCCAGCCGACAGCTTCCCAGCCGGGCCGGCGGGGGAGAATAGATTCCCATTTGCCCCAAAAACGATCGGATGGGTAAATTCTTACGACGATCCCCCGCTGCGCAAGTGGTGTACTGATAAGCACTTGCAACCATAGCGATCGACGGAAGTGGAATTTCAATTTACCCATGTGGGAATCTATTTTGGGTAAGTGGGAATCTATTCGACGCTCTCCTCCCCCCCGGGCTTGGGGTAAACACCCCCGAGCGTTCGGAGCGAGGCAAAAACCAACAGCGCATGCGCGACCCTCCCGGCACACGCCCCGCGCGCACCGGCAGCGCCTACGAGGCCACCACGACCACGCATTTACGCATGTTCATTAGAACAGGTACGGTGGCCAATTGCGAGAAGAAAATGGAGAAGAAAGGAGAAGCGAAATCGTCCAAGCTACAGACAAAAAACGCTTGAAGTATCAGCAGGTAGTCTGCAATCAACTGATCAACTATTGCTACTCATGCCTACTCTTTTAGTCGCATTCCAAATATTCCACCATCATCAGTGGCATCCGTAATTGCCACATCATTTTGATACGAAAAAGGATCGAAACCAGTACTAAATTCTGCTGCGGCCAACTGATCGGAGTTGATACAAACAATGTACTGAAACTTCTTCAATTTGGCTTGCTCGGCACCAATCTCGATTGCCTTTGCTACTTGCCTACTATCCATGCCATCAAAAAGGTGGCTGTCATGGATAAGAAAGCCAGGACCACCAGACTGTTGCCTTGACCAGAGTACAGCGAGTGTCATGTCAAAGCAGAAAATCTGCATGTTCCGAATACCCTTGCTCTCCTTCCCTTCCACATTGACCGAGAACTCAGGCCCATTGTCTTTTGGCTCTACTACAAGACTACCTTCATGATCAGAAATTCGCTTGGAAAACTCTTCGAAAATTATAATGGACTCTCCCAAGAGATCTGCTTTTTCATCTAAATGTGCTATAAGGTCTTTCTTGATCTGAGCTCTTTCAATAGTCAATTCCGTAGAAGTTGAATCTAACTGCTTAGCGAGAGCTACTTTCTTCTTGAGCTCTTCAACTGAAGCCCTTTGCCTAGAAAGCTCTTCCTGCAATTTTGAAAATTGGTCGAGCGCACCGTGGCTATTAAGTGTGTGCATGATCTCTTTTCGTCGAGTATCACACTCAGCCATCTTGGCATTACGCTTATCAATTTCGGATATAGCATCATCAATCTCACCCTGCAAATGAATACGCCGGTTCCGAATCACAGCAGAGTGAAACTCACGCACATCATCAAGTCGCTTACGCACAAGACCAGGTAAGACTACACCAACTTCTTTATAGAGCTCTTCGATCACAGACTCTTCTGGCGGTGTCTCTCCTTCAAGTTGCATACTAAGCGATTCAATTCGCTCCATATCCAGAGTATTTTCACTGGTCAACTCTGAGATCATAACAGCTAAGCTCGAAGCCTCTTTTTCTAGCTCGTGGTACTCTGGAAGAACTTGATACTCAGAAAGTTCTTCACTGAGCTTTTTGGCTTCTCGCTCAGCGACTGTCAGCTTCGTTCGAAGTTCCCCGACATTGCCAATTAAGGCTCCAAGCGCACCGCTCTTTGCTTCTTTCCTCAGTGCCGCCAATGATTTTTCATTCAGCCGTACCTGCTGCAGCTTGTGGGGTATCTGCCAATCCAACCCAAACAGATAGGCAAGATTTACTTGCACATTCCAATTCTGTTGCTGAGTAGAATTCTTTTGTGCTTCCTGAAATCCACCGCTTGAATCACGTCGCACAAAATAAGAGATCATCGATCTAAAAGTAGGTCCATAAGGCTCTATATCATCTGAAACAGAAAACATCATTTTGCCAAGAACATTCCTCCAGTCGTTTTCACTGATCCTATGATCACCTGTAGGAATATCAATCTTTGGCTTAACTGGCCAGTTGGAAAAATCGCCATCGACGACAAGCTGCCCCTTACTTCCTCCACAGCGAGAAACAGTGGTTTTCTGCCCCCCCAAATCGAAGGTCATCGAGAACTGCTTGTCTTCAAGTGATGTCGAACGAAAGATCGAATCAGCTTCGCAACGTGAACCGAGCAAGAAGTCGATAATACGAATGAGACTGGACTTGCCAGATCCGTTCCTAGTCTGCCGAGTTGTTGCTCCTTGACTCTTCTCAGCAACAATCAGATTCAAACCAGAACGCAACCTGACAGGCTTAAAAGTCGCAAGTGAGCTACTTATTGCATGAATCACTCGATACCTCACGTCGACAAAGTCTGTGCCCACGCAGTTCCACTGCATCTAATGTGTATAACATCGCGATAGCAAGTGTGAACCAATCAAATGACAATCGTCGATTACTGTGGAGACTCAATTCTTGAATCTCCAGCCAAAGTACAGAGATAGACTTTGGTTGCTCAATTAACTTGATGATTTCAGCTCCAATCGCAATCAAAGATCGATCACTCTGAAGGTGCTTGGTTGGAAGAATCATGATTCGGGCACGTTCTCAAAAATGTCACAACTCTCGAAGAAGTGTGAGATTACTGCTGTAACACCAGCCTGCTGAGAAGGTACTGTGAAGTGGTTGCCACCAGCAAAGTCCCATAAAGTCTCAAATGTTTCATCGGGCGATATAGAAGACTCACGACAAGCAGCATATTTCTTTCGAAATCCTTCGGCAATCTCCTCGCCAATCGTTGGGTCAGTCATTCCATCGAAGTACTGTGCAACTTTCCGAAGCTTTGAACGGCCTCCTCTCAGTATGTGCTGATTGTACTCATTTAATTGGTTGTATTCCAATTTTTTGGAATCTGGAATTGTGATGTCTCCAAGTGGCAGAGGATCTGCTTTAACTGCAGCTAGATGCTGCACAACATCCCGGATGGCAGGCATTTCTAGCCTGGCCATTTCCTGTGAATTTGGAACCTCACCAAGCAAGTCATTCAACTGGTCTTCAGAAAGCCGAGACTCCATCAACCTCCAAAGACTTTCAAAAGTCCACACTTCACAGGAAATGTCCGGATTACTTTGCCTCAGCCCAAGGAGAGTAACCCCAATTTCTTTGGTCAGTCCTTCGTCATTGTGGACAAAGACAAACTTCTCCATTTGAACATCGTGGGAGGTAACTGTCTCGAGAGCTTTGTTGAAGTCTG containing:
- a CDS encoding cofactor-independent phosphoglycerate mutase, encoding MKYIIIIPDGAADEAQASLGGKTPLEAANTPNMDALATAGVVARACHTPRELPAGSEIGNLSLLGYNPFEHFTGRAPMEAAAQGIELAPNDWAIRCNVVTVEDLGHGPVMVDFTADHVSTEESTALLKSLQAEVASNPKFQGALEFVPGVSYRNLLIWRGDKLAAPFNYDTRTEAPHDWTDLTIAEAYPRGPGSDLLVELMEASTRVFAGHPVNKDRQAAGRRLVTNVWLWGQGGAPSLTPFTEKFGPRGAMITAVDLLRGIAALVGWDRIEVPGATGYLDTDYAAKGRYAINALSKYDIVCVHVEAPDEASHEGRADEKVKAIEAIDHDIVGPLHQALDAQGDWRVMISPDHPTFLSTKKHTHGNVPVAMAGTGITADTATEYGDTAAANSDLAFDEGWDAMRWFIG
- a CDS encoding CBS domain-containing protein; the protein is MFTVRDVMTKHVVTVDPDAPVEEAIDLMLRHRVSGLPVVASCGQLLGVVTEFDIIGVFSDPDTERSKVYHFMTRDPDVVEARSCVYELAEKFQARPIRRYPVTEGGELVGIVSRRDLIRLVRQTRAAVQHECEEALV
- a CDS encoding ABC-three component system protein; the protein is MTFDLGGQKTTVSRCGGSKGQLVVDGDFSNWPVKPKIDIPTGDHRISENDWRNVLGKMMFSVSDDIEPYGPTFRSMISYFVRRDSSGGFQEAQKNSTQQQNWNVQVNLAYLFGLDWQIPHKLQQVRLNEKSLAALRKEAKSGALGALIGNVGELRTKLTVAEREAKKLSEELSEYQVLPEYHELEKEASSLAVMISELTSENTLDMERIESLSMQLEGETPPEESVIEELYKEVGVVLPGLVRKRLDDVREFHSAVIRNRRIHLQGEIDDAISEIDKRNAKMAECDTRRKEIMHTLNSHGALDQFSKLQEELSRQRASVEELKKKVALAKQLDSTSTELTIERAQIKKDLIAHLDEKADLLGESIIIFEEFSKRISDHEGSLVVEPKDNGPEFSVNVEGKESKGIRNMQIFCFDMTLAVLWSRQQSGGPGFLIHDSHLFDGMDSRQVAKAIEIGAEQAKLKKFQYIVCINSDQLAAAEFSTGFDPFSYQNDVAITDATDDGGIFGMRLKE
- a CDS encoding ABC-three component system middle component 6; protein product: MILPTKHLQSDRSLIAIGAEIIKLIEQPKSISVLWLEIQELSLHSNRRLSFDWFTLAIAMLYTLDAVELRGHRLCRREVSSDSCNK
- a CDS encoding ABC-three component system protein; translation: MDRFQRSMFRLHAKNSYLELKRQEFQAWVGRIFEFGFVGDYLVIRLTQGDGGLDGIILSQNAVVAVYAPRSTTNSTLRDKIESDFNKALETVTSHDVQMEKFVFVHNDEGLTKEIGVTLLGLRQSNPDISCEVWTFESLWRLMESRLSEDQLNDLLGEVPNSQEMARLEMPAIRDVVQHLAAVKADPLPLGDITIPDSKKLEYNQLNEYNQHILRGGRSKLRKVAQYFDGMTDPTIGEEIAEGFRKKYAACRESSISPDETFETLWDFAGGNHFTVPSQQAGVTAVISHFFESCDIFENVPES